From the Paenibacillus sp. MMS20-IR301 genome, the window CTATGCTGCAATTTCAATTCTTTATCCACTTCCGGGAGAAATATTGCCCGATGATAATTACGATCAAATTTCCGAGTATCCCCAACCGTTTTGGCGAACTTTGATCGTAAGAAAGATATAAAAAACACGTCAATTTCATCGTCATTATATTGATTTATAACATTTACTTGCGTATCCCAGATTTCATTTAATCCCAACTGATCCAGTTCGTCCTTATCAATCTGACCCAGCAGTTTTCCTTTTAAGATTTCGTAAGGTTTGAGTTTCACTCCACGATCATTGATAACCTCAAATACCATGGGAACATCGGTTTGCTCAACGTTTAAATTGATTAGGACCAACCTTTTCAAGAAGTAGAAGATAAAAGTTTCCAATTTATGCTTATCTAACAACTCTTTGTCCAGTACTGTGGATATAACTTTATAGTTATTGACCATATTAAAAGCAGTAATTCCGGAGGAAGTATCGATCTCCTCCAGTTTTTTCCCGGTAAAGAGTCCGGACATCGATACTTTATGTTGTTCATGATTCATCCAAAACTCTTTCTTAAAACCGGATTGGCCTGCAATCTTACCCGCCAGCCAGTCCGCTAATTCTGAATTAGCTTCATTTGCGCTATGCATCAGCTTGATCAGAACTAGGGTTAACGTTGTAAGCCGTTGCTGGCCGTCAACCACATAAATTTTCCCATCAATATTATTGGTTACATAAGTATTTAAATAGTACCAGGAATACCGTTCCACTAATTTATCTAATTCGATATCACTGTCTTTATAGCGTTGATATTCAACGTTAAATTTGTAGAAAATATCATCCAACAATCGACGAACGGGTTCGTCTGTCCACTTATACTGGCGTTGGTAAAAATCAATAAAGTAAGTTGTACTGGAAAAAACCTTATCTATATTTTGCTTGTCAGGTGTAACATCCATGGTAGTATCCTCCTACAATCAATCTCTTATTAGCTAAGTATTTTCAAATCCCGAGGATTTTCATCCTACTAAATTCCTTTTACCCCTACTTTAGTCATAGTTTCGACAGAGTAATTCATAAACCCTTTTTATGGTACATTTCCTCCCGGGTACGCAGCTGAATGGCAAATTCAAATGGAGTGCCGTTCTATCCTCTCTGAAAGGTTTAATATAATTGAAAAGGGATTATGAGGTCATATGACAGCTTAGAATAATCTTATTATCTGCATGATGAAGGAGGAGGCATTCGTGGCATTTATCCCGTTAAACTGTCCTAACTGCAGCGGCAGAATTGAATACAAGGAAGGCGCAGTCCTCAAGTGTCCCTATTGCCGGACAGAGCTTTTATTGAAGCAAAATCATGTCTATTATGTGGATCAGACCATTAACCATTATCACGGGATCCCTCCTAAGGCTAAGCCGAGGTCCCACGTCTCCGTAAGGCTGGCGCTGGTACTGCTGCTCATCCTGGCAGGCACTATCGGGACTTATTTCTATTACAGCGCGGGTTCTGCTCAGCTGAAAACAGCGGCCAGTCTGCCTGTGCGGCCGATGCCCGAAAGCGAGGTCCTGCTCTCCTTTCTGCAGGAAATCCTGGATAAAGGAACTGCCCTGCCGACAGAGGAGGAATTGGCACGTCTGCGCTATTTAACCGTGGAGCGTTCGGAGAACGACCAGTGGCAATTTACTTACAGCTTCTCCGATCCCTTCAGCGATGAGCAGGCCGAGAAGATCACTTATATTACCCAGGACAAGAGCTTGAATACCCAGCGGATTGATCAGCGGGATTTCGAAGCCTTTAAGGGGCTGACGGCACTTCACCTGACGAATACTTACGAAATCTCCCAGACTGACAATACCACTTTTGCTCATATGACAGGATTACGAAGCTATGGCGGGGCCTTTAACGAATCCTTCAGCAGATTTTCCGGCTACTTTGGTGACAAGTCTACAATCACGGAGCTTACCACCCAGTTGCGCAGCAATCAGGAAGTAGCCATGCTGCTTGAATTCCCCAATCTGAGCTCGCTGTCCATTACCTATGTGGATGAGTCCATAACAGATCTTCATTTGCTCAATAAGCTGCCGCTGAAATCCCTGTCACTAACCTTTGTCGATGAGCTGGGTTGGCTGTCGTCTATGAACGGGCTCTCATCGCTCGCCATCCATCACAGTGAAGCCACAGACCTGCAGCCGCTGTATGCCTTAACCGGGCTTCAGGAGCTTAAGCTTTCTTTTTTAACCAATGTAAAGTCCATAGACTTTGTACAAAACATGCCTGCGCTGCAGACACTGGATATCGAGAATTTGAGCTTTTCCAGTCTGGAGCGTCTGGCCGGCAAGACCTCCATTACCACACTCCGCCTGGCTTCCTTGGGCCAGCTTGGCTCGGTTGAGGCGGTGAACAGCTTGCCTTCTCTCCGGGAATTAACGTTGTCCGGTTACTACGAGAACGCAGAGGCACTGGCATTGCCGGGCGTACGGCGGGCAGATATTCCCGGCTCCTTTCTCCCAGGACTGCAGGCGCCTGCCATAACCAGTCTGACGCTCCGCGGCGGAAGCTCGGAGTTAGATGTAGCCGCATTGGGGAAATTCCCGGAGCTTGAGCAGCTGTCCCTCCGGGAGATTGACGAGATAGCCCAGCTTGACGCTCTGGATGATTTGCCCCGCCTGCAGACCTTAAACATATATGACTCGTCACTGTATAAGGAGAGCGACGCCCTGTTTCGTTTGAAGCAGGTGAACACTCTGGTGTGCTCGGAATGCCGTTTGAATTTCAGGCAGCAGGCAGCTGCTGTGAACAGCGTGCTTGAGCATTTGACCTTAGACCGGCCCTATTTCAGCGTGAACAACACCTCTGTCAGTGACGTTGATCAGGTACTGCCTTATTTCGCAAAGTTGTCCGCTCTGCGTTCCTTCACCCTGCAGGATAGCAATGTAGCTTCTCTTACGTTCATGAGCAATTGGCAGGCCATAGAAGAGCTTCATCTGGAGAACAATGCCATCTCCAATATAGAGACCCTGAGCCGGCTGCCTAATCTGCACAAGGTATTTCTGGCCGGCAATTCCGTGCTGAACAAGTCTGCGCTTGGTGCGGATGTGCTGGTGTATTAATTTTCAAAAATAAAGACGCTGCGGGAAGCAATCCCGGGGCGTCTTCTTGCTTTTTGGTGTGCCGAATTCATTCCGTCACGAAAAGGTCAGGGAGCGTGTTCTCAAGCTGCTTAATTCTTTCCGAATAATCTTGTTCTGCCTGAGCTTCCGAAAGTATATTGCTTGCCACTAACAAGTCATAAAATGATTTCAGCATCTGTGCAGATATTTTATACGGGAGTCTCTCGGCAGTAATCATCATTCTTTGACCGTCGATCAGAACAGAAGCTAGTTTCTCCGGCTGTACAAGTTCAATCTGTACACCGTTCCCGTCGATGATGAAATACATCTCCTTCATATTTTCAAACACCAGATGTTGTACTACGGCCCCGTTTGCCAAGCGGCTCTGAACTTCTTTGATGGAATAGCCCGGATTCGGATCATGGATTAGCAGCCATTTTGCAAAATCTTTTGCCGCGACTTCATCTGTATCATATTTCTCCCAAACCGTGCCCTTATCTTTACTTATCTGTATTGTATTATCCGTCATGACACGCAGATATATTTCGTTGTCCATATAAACTGCACGATACTTTGAAGCCATAAGCCTGTCTATCAGCTTCGGTACATCATATTTCTTATTGAAGGTTATATCAATCGGCATTAAAGCTGTATTGGTGTCAGCACCTTGATATAGTGAGGGCACACTGTAGGCTATAGGATTATCGGAACCCGTAGCAGCTTCCGTTTGGTCTAGTGCAGAAGTCGCAAAGATGATAACGGCACTGGCAGCAAGCAAAGTAGAAATCAGCATCTTGGTGATCGAGATCTTCTTGGCTTTCATAATCGATATAATCCTTTCTTCGGTTGAGTTTTTGGAAAAGCTGCTGATGACCGGCGCCAAGCCGATTTTCTTTTCTTCCAGACGTACAAGCGCCCTGGCATAAGCAGACTTCATATGATCCCCGGATTTCCGTATGACCGTTTCATCACAGAATAACTCAATATCACGGTTCGCAAGGATATACATCATCCATACAAAGGGGTTGAACCAATGAACGCATACGCTGGCCGCAAGAATCCATTTCTGCAGTATGTCGAACCGCCTGACGTGCGTAAATTCATGGGTCAGGATAAACGCAAGCTGTGACTCATCGTCATAGTCTAAATTTGTGGGCAAGAGTACAACCGGCCGGATAATACCGTAGGTTAGCGGAGTTGAAATATGATCCAGCTGCCTGATTTGAACATCCCGCCATAACAAATTTGACTGCTGCCATTTTTGTATAAAATCGCTTTTAACAGGCACAGCCATTTTGTAAATTTTACGGTACCTAACATGCGGAATGATAAAAGTTAAGGCACAAAACATAAAACCGGCTAACCAAACCCAAACCAAAGGTGATAGCTGTAAAGCCGTCATTAGCGGCATAACCGGCGCGGTCCAATGCTCTGTAATTGGCGGCATAATTACCGTAGTTCCCTCAATAAATGTTGAACCCTCCGGCGCGGAAATCCATTGTGGCAATGTAAACTTTCTGCTCAGATATTCCGCTAGCGTAAAAAAGCTAAATTGCGATTGAACTGAAACAGGGACAAGCAATTGAATGAATGCAACACCCCAAAGAAACATAAAGGTCAGTTTGGGCAGCTTGTGAATAAGCAGGGAACGCAAGAAAACAACTGCAAGAATAAAGACAGAAGCTGAGATGCTTATTTGAAGTAACGACATCCCCTCACCTCATTCCATGCTGTCGATAAGACGCTTCAAGCGGTTAATTTCTTCTGCCGACAGCCGTTTCTGTCTAAGCAATGAAGCGATCAGCCTGTCGGGGGCGCCATCATACATTTTATTAATCAGCTCCGTTGTTTCGTGTTCCTGGGCCTGCTCCCGCGTAATAACCGCATGGCAAACGAAATTAGGCTCATGCCGCTCAATCGCCCCTTTATCAAGGCATCTCTTGATGATGGTATACGTTGTAGTTTTGCTCCAGCCTACTTTTTCTTTTGTAATTTCGGCAATTCTCTTGGCGGGGGTATCGCCTTCATTCCACAAAATATCCATAATATTAAGCTCGCTATCGAATAGCTTCATAACCAAAATGTAAACACCTCATCCCTATATATTCTACTGCTGTAGAATCACATATTAACATTCTACTTCAGTAGAATAGCTTTGTCGATAAGGTTTTGGGAATATCTGTTTCTCAAAAGGAAGCATTTGGGTAATACATAGGAGCAGCATCTGCCTACATAACGGTCTGTTGTTTGCATGAAGCACAAAAAAATGAATATTAGAAGATAGGAGAACAAGATGGAGAATCAGAACCAGGATACTTATCGTTTTCAGGTCAACTTAAGCGGTATGATCAACATTTTGTCTAACCATTTGTACAGCAGCCCGAAGGTATTCCTCAGGGAACTGCTGCAGAATGGTATAGATGCGATTACTGCCCGGCAGGATTATTCCCAGGGTGGATACGAAGGCAAGATTCATGTCGAGGTAAGCGGGGCCAATACCGGGGCGACCCTACTAGTAGAAGATAACGGAATCGGCTTAAACGAGGATGAAATCCATGAGTTTCTGGCGATGATCGGACAATCCTCCAAGCGGGGCGAAGACTTTCTCCAGACCAATACCTCTTTTATAGGACGGTTTGGCATTGGGCTGTTGTCTTGCTTCATGGTAAGTGACGATATCGTCATGGTCACACAATCGGCCAAGGGCGGACCTGCACTGGAATGGCGCGGAAAGCCGGACGGAACCTATACGATCCGCAAGCTCGAAGGGGAATATGCTCCGGGCACCAAAGTTTTTTTGCGTTGTAAAGAAGGCTCCGAATCTTACTTCGAGGAAGACAATCTGCAGGAATGGCTGTTTCATTATGGAGCCCTGTTGCCTTATCCCATCCAGTTAGTGTCCGATCAGCATATCCGCTTAATTAATCCGCTGTCCCCGCCTTGGATCAAAGATCCGCAACTGGCCCGGAAGCACCGTGACGAGGTGCTGGCCTTCGGCAAGCAGGTGCTCGGCGAGACGTTCCGCGATTTCATCCCCCTGCACACCTCCTCGGGCCGGACGGGCGGCATCGCCTTCATCCTGCCGCAGGCGGTGAACCTGAGCGCCAAACGCAATCACCGGGTGTACCTGAAGCACATGCTGGTCTCCGAAGCCGCCAGTAACATCCTTCCGGACTGGGCGTTCTTCGTCAAATGCATGATCTGGACCGATGAGCTGCAGCCGACCGCTTCCCGGGAGCATTTCTATGAGAACGTCCAGCTGGAGCAGGTGCGGGAAGAGCTCGGGAACACCATTCGTCAGGAATTGATGCGGATGGCAGAGTACGATCCGGACCGCCTGCAGTCCATCATTTCGCTGCATGCCCTATCCATGAAGGCCCTCGCGGTGGAAGATTCGTTGTTCTACTCCATTATTCACGAGTGGCTCCCTTTTGAGAGCACGTTCGGCAGGAAGCCGCTAGGTGAGCTCAAGCAGCAGTCTCCCCTTTACTTTACAGCTACTCTGGACGAGTACCGCCAGATTACCCATGTGGCTTCGGCCCAATCCATGCTGGTGGTGAACGGCGGTTATATTTATGATTTCGAGCTGCTGTCCCTGCTGCCGGTAATTGACCCGGACGTGCAGACAGAACGGCTGCTGCCTGAGGAGGTGTCGTTATCCTTTACCGACATTACACCTGAGGAGCGGCTGGAGTACTATGAATCCGTAAGATTGGCGGACAGTGTGCTGCAGAAATTCCGCTGCCAGGTGCAGCTGCGCCGCTTCAAGCCAGAGGAGATTCCTGTGCTCTACACGCTGTCCCAGGAGTCCGCCCAGTGGCGTGTTATGGAGGCGACCAAAGAAGTGAGCACCGACGCCCTGTCCTCCGTGCTGGGCAGCCTGGGTACTTCGCTGCAGGATACGGCATATTCAACACTCTACTTCAACCTGAACAATCCTGTCATCGAGCGGGCATTCCGTTCGGCACACCGGGCGATGCTGCCGTCCATTGTCGAGATGCTGTACTGCAATGCGCTGATGATGGGGCATTATCCGATGAACCAGCAGGAGATGGGGCTATTGAACAAAGGCATCATTCAATTTATTGATTGGGGTATGACAGCCATTCACTCCACAGGAGGAGACAAATAGATGAATCAGATGAATCTAACTGAGATGAGTTTCGATGATTTGATGGAAGAAGCCTATGGCCTGCCAGGAGGAAAGGCTAAGCTCGAACTGCTGGAGCAGGCGGTACGGGCAGCAGATGCTGCAGGAGATCTCGATCAGGGCTATGAGGCCCGCAGCGAAATTGTAGAGACAGGCAGCTTCTACGGCTATCCGATGAAGGCGCTAGTCGCCTTTTCGTGGCAGCTGGGACAGTATGACAAAAACCCGGACCGGTTCGATGATTACAGCCTGCTGTGGTCCTATAAATGGGTTCTGGACCGCATCAGCTCTTTCGCAGAGATTAGCCGCACCCAGATTGAGAATCTGCTGGAGGATATGAAGACACGCTTTGCGGCAGAAGGCTACAACAGCCGTACCTATCACTATTACCGGGCACATATCTTTGCGGAATTTGGGGAGCTGGACGCTTCTCAGGCCGAATGGGATATCGTGCAGGCCATGGACCGGGATGAGATGAGCGATTGCCCGGCCTGTGAGCAGCACCATCTTGTCGAGTTTCTGGCGAAGCGGGGCGACGATGAAGGGGCCGTGAAGGCCGCCGAGCCGATTCTCAAAGGTAAAATGACCTGCGGCGAGGTGCCTCATGTGACCATCACCAAGGTGCTGTTCCCCCTCCTGCGGCTCGGCCGTCAGAAGGAAGCGGATAAGCTTCAAAAGAAGGGCTACAAATTGGTAAAGGGCAACCGCGACTTTCTGTACCACCAGGGAGAGCACATTGGTTACCTGACTTTAACCGATCCAATCAAGGCGCTGGAGGTCTTTGAAGAGTATATCGCCTCCTCTCTCGATCATGAGAACCCCGTCGACCAGATGATATTCAATGCCTATTCAGCCAGGCTGTTCCGCCGGCTGACGGAGGAATCCATCCAGTTCCAGGTCAAGCTGCCGGCAGGGCACCCGTGTGAGCACAAGTCCGGGGACGTAGCATCGCTTGCGAAGTATTTCCAGCAATTAGCTCTCGGCACAGCAGAAAAGCTGGATAAGCGAAACGGTAACGATTACTATACTGTACTTGTGCAACAGCTGTAGGCTTGTTTCTAACCAATCTACACAAATAGACCGCTTTCCCGGCAAAGGGATGCGGTCTATTTGTGCTCTGAGTATGATTTTCTATCCCTCATGCTTTCAATTCGTCTTAGGTTCTCAGTGTCCCGTGCCGGAGGTGAACCGAAGAATCGAGAGTACTCCCGATTGAACTGTGAGGGACTTTGATAGCCCACATGATATGCGGCACTTGCTACTGGATAGCCCTCAAAGGCAATGAGGTTCCTGGCCTCCAGAAGCCTTAATTGCTTTTGAAATTGAATAGGACTTAAACCTGTTGCCCTTTTAAACTGACGGTGAAAGGTATTTATAGCCATGCCGGATTCTGATGCGATCTCGCTAATATCTATTGGCCTCATAAAATTACCGCGAAACCATACTACAACTTGATAGATTTTAGATAAATTACTTTCCCGCAGACCAAATTGCCTCAGATTCCATCCTTGTGGTCCCATCAGAACACGGTAAAGGATTTCGCGCTCATAAGCTGGTGCAAGCGCTGGAATATCTCTTGATATCTTCGATAACCGCAATAAGCGCAGCCATGCCTCCATAAGTTCAATATCCATGGCACAAGCTGCGAAATGCCCGGAAGCAGCCGGTAACAGATTCTCAGGGAGATCTCTTAATAAACTCTGAAGAACATTCTGATTCAACTTGAGACCAAGTGACATGTAAGGACGGCCATAACGGTCTGGATGCACACTCGCCGTCGCAGGGACATGCATCGGTAACACGTAATAGGATGGCCCTTCCAGGTCAGCGCTACGCTCCCCGATTGAGAGAATCTTTGTTCCTTGAACCGTAAAACCAATCATCGGCTCGTAGAGCGCTGCGAGTTGATGAGCGGGGATATCTCCCTTAATCATACTTAGCCCCGGTACTCCGGTCTCAATCTGCCTGGTGCCTGCGTCTTTCATCAGATCAATGATTTCATCAAGGACGTTATTCATGCATTTAGTCTATCATACGACTTCTTATCCCTCAACAGAGTGTTATATCAATCGGTATTTTTGGGTTACTATCCTGCCGATTATAAAGAATAATTTGTGTTGCTCAAAGATTATCGTGGTGTTTTTAGGCAATTCAAAGGCATTTTCAGGCCTATTTTATTGCCGCAGATGCGGCTAAAATTAAAGCCAGATCGAACACACAATAAGGAGGATCTTATGAAAATTGCGATTGTAACAGGCGGAAGTAATGGCATTGGAAAAGCGACGGCACTTGAGCTTGGCAAGCGCGGAATCAGCGTCATTCTCACATACCATTCCTATAAAGACCGGGCAGAAGATGTCGTAAAGGAAATTGAAAAGAATACAGGCGTCCGGGCACTCGCCCTAAAGCTGGATCTGACTCAAAAATCAGCATTCGAAGGCTTTATTCTAGAAGTGAAAGAGAGCCTCCAGAACATTTGGAACAGAAACACTTTTGATTACTTAGTTAATAATGGCGGTGTCGGCTGGCCCATGATGTTCACTGAGATGAGCGAAGAATACTTCGACAAGATTCTTAATACGAACTTTAAGGGACCGGTTTTTCTTACACAGCAGCTTACCGGGTTCATGGAGGATGCCGGAGCTATTGTAAATACCTCGAGTTCATCTAAAAACCAGTCATTTCCGGGCTACTCCGTCTACGGCTCGTTAAAAGCAGCCTTCTCAACCTGGACCCGCTACATTGCCAAAGAACTTGCCCCCCGCCAAATTCGGGTAAACGCTGTTTCACCCGGTCCTACGCACAGCAATTTTGGCGACGGAGTATTTGATAAACACCCTGAATTCATTAAGCCGCTGGCTGAGCAATCTGTATTCGGCAGAATCGGCCAGCCCGAAGATCTGGCCAAGGTCATTGTGAGCTTATTGTCCGATGACTTCGGCTGGGTTACAGCCCAGGACATTGAAGTATCTGGCGGACATTTGCTGTAAGCACGCTGTATTCCCATGTAATATACGGCTGTTAAGGACGATCAATGTGCAGTCCGGACAAAAGGGGTGCCCCATCGTCATGAATCATGACTTATGGGGCACCCCCTTTATTTTCGTATCATTCACGGAACCGCCTATCCATTGCGAACCATTACAGCGACTGACTCCACGTGTATGGTATGGGGGAGGCGACCTAGTTACCGTATTACCTGTTATAGTCAATTTATGTCGCGTAGAATCAAGGTTCGTGCAGGCGGCTTGCCTTCTGTTCGCCTGATTTAATGTGACTTATCACGAATTATTGCGGCAGTTTTACAGCAGTAGGTTACGACCTAAGAAATAATTATTCATCCTTTAAATCCTCAAATTGCACATGATGAGCTAAATAGGATATGTCATTGGTGATGGTTCTACATACATCACCTGCAATTGTTGATTTTAATTTCTTTTCTCCATTCTTTGTTAAGTAAATTACGGATAGTATTTCTTTAGAAGAAATACACCATACATTGTATAAAAATTGCGAAGAATGAATTTCTCTTTGCTGTTGATCTTTTGGATCAAGAGCCCCGTCGTTCATTAAATCATTAACAACAACTGTAACTGAATCATCTTCTTCTTGAAACTGAAGAAGATTAAACCCCTGACTCATTAAGGATATTCTAAACTGATTAATCAACATTGGTTTTCTAAACTCTATAGGTTGCAAAGTGGGTTGTTTAAGTAAACTTATACTATCTAAGTTATCAAAAACAAAAATACATCGAGCTATATTGAAAACATTGGATGTTCTTACAACTTGATGGACGTAACTTTTCAGTTCGTCTAGAGTTAATTCAAACTTCACGTTGTTCTTACCATAACCGCAAATAACCTTGTCACCCTCTATTTCGTATGAATGATGATAGGCAATATTTCTCCAATCCGATAGTTTTAAGGACAAGGGGTTAGTCTTTAATAAATTAGTGAATTGAATTTTATCCAGTACATTGCTTATTGCCACACCAAAATCATACTTCTGGATTTTTTCATAATCATAAGTTTTTCCGTCTATGAGTTTCAATAGCACACAAATTTCATAAACAATATGTTTCGTTCCGATTTCGAGATTATCACCAATGTGTTTCATATAAGTAATAACTGAGTCGTAAAAGTCCGAAATCTGCCCATTAGGGGCATTCTGCTTAACTGTCCACATTAGGTTTTCTTTTTGCGAAAATTCTTTGTGAGTAGACAAGATGATATTCAATGTTTCTACTGAATTAGTACTATAAGCTTCTCGATAGCATGCTAAAACTTCCTTTAATCCATTTAAAAACACTTCATCGTAATGATATCTCACTACGAATTCAAATGTAGATAAGATTTCACTCGAAGTGGCATACTCAATTAATTTTTCATGGTTATCAAAATACTGAGACAAATGACTTACAATAGCTTCTTTTACAACTGATGGTTGATTACCTAAAGTAATTAAGTCTTGCAACATCTCAAGAATTTTATCACTCATACTACTACTCCTTATCACTTATTCTTCTTGTAGCTCATTTCTATTAATATATAATGATTAGTATGGTTCTCAAATAAAGAATGTAACTAAACAATGAAATGCACATGTTTGTTCATGAGGAGGGTTGATATGTATAGTTTTCTTTCAAGAGAATTAGATACATCCGATAACCAGTTTACAAAGAAACGATGGCAATTCAATACAGACACAAGTTTTTCCAGAACAATCCAATTTAATATATTTAGAACAATTGAAACCGACATTACACAAATATATGCACAAAAAGATATCATGAAGTACACTAAAGTTTTGTTTATGCTTTATGAATACGCTAATTATCAACGCACCGAGGGAGAGCAAAATCAGGCTATTAGAGCATATGAATACTTCATGCACGAATCAAATCAAAAGGGCATGTATTTCAACGGGTTCAGAGAGTTTCATGAATCATTAGATTATACAGAAATCTACTACAACATTGCTTTTTTATATCATGAGTTGGGCAACTTTGAAAAAGGAATGCATAATTTCGCTAAAGCAGATGAGGAGCACAGTAAAAGAAATAAGGTGGAGATTGGTCAACTCTTGGTCGGAATGATCGATAAAAAGGGAACTCCGTTTTGGAATTTTAGCAACCACCTTTGCCTAAATTGTGGAGGTTATGATAGCTTCGGTAAACCTTTTAGCTATCAAGCATTGTTTGGTAAAAAATTTGAAGTGAAAGAAGTCAGATTACTACTGGACGATATGCCACTCATACTTAAGTTGCAGTTTGTTTTATCCGTGGAAGAGTTCTGGAACGTGTATTCTTATAGCTATAATATTATGAAAGGCTTAAGAGTTAATCGATTTCTTGGTAATCTCGTATGGATTTTGGAAGCCTACTCTAAATATAAATTAGGGAAAGAGCTCATCAATTTTAAGATTGTCCTTGATGAACTGATTCAAAAACATCCGAGACTCTATCAAAGGTTCAATACCCTTTTGCATCGCACTAAAAATCTG encodes:
- a CDS encoding DUF262 domain-containing protein, with translation MDVTPDKQNIDKVFSSTTYFIDFYQRQYKWTDEPVRRLLDDIFYKFNVEYQRYKDSDIELDKLVERYSWYYLNTYVTNNIDGKIYVVDGQQRLTTLTLVLIKLMHSANEANSELADWLAGKIAGQSGFKKEFWMNHEQHKVSMSGLFTGKKLEEIDTSSGITAFNMVNNYKVISTVLDKELLDKHKLETFIFYFLKRLVLINLNVEQTDVPMVFEVINDRGVKLKPYEILKGKLLGQIDKDELDQLGLNEIWDTQVNVINQYNDDEIDVFFISFLRSKFAKTVGDTRKFDRNYHRAIFLPEVDKELKLQHSPKDVKRFLLNEFRYYSELYYKILSYYDKPQNDYLSVYYNGLTEMDSQFQLIMSACVINDSQEQEKIKLISREVDRLFSLLQLQKSYDSNDFNEATYLISAEIRGQDIAIIKSVFDKYLLKMLSDARGVQTIKPISYSYFKDTGIELNKRFKRYFFARIEQFIADQTKMNMKHSFYDLVANTGSVNGFHIEHILANNTENLTAFGDEVERFERERNRLGGLLLLKGKDNISSSNELYLNKLKTYANTLYWNETLRQDSYKTKIDFSNMMKSFNLKFTPMDQYGPNELEERHMLLYDLICIIWA
- a CDS encoding leucine-rich repeat domain-containing protein, which gives rise to MAFIPLNCPNCSGRIEYKEGAVLKCPYCRTELLLKQNHVYYVDQTINHYHGIPPKAKPRSHVSVRLALVLLLILAGTIGTYFYYSAGSAQLKTAASLPVRPMPESEVLLSFLQEILDKGTALPTEEELARLRYLTVERSENDQWQFTYSFSDPFSDEQAEKITYITQDKSLNTQRIDQRDFEAFKGLTALHLTNTYEISQTDNTTFAHMTGLRSYGGAFNESFSRFSGYFGDKSTITELTTQLRSNQEVAMLLEFPNLSSLSITYVDESITDLHLLNKLPLKSLSLTFVDELGWLSSMNGLSSLAIHHSEATDLQPLYALTGLQELKLSFLTNVKSIDFVQNMPALQTLDIENLSFSSLERLAGKTSITTLRLASLGQLGSVEAVNSLPSLRELTLSGYYENAEALALPGVRRADIPGSFLPGLQAPAITSLTLRGGSSELDVAALGKFPELEQLSLREIDEIAQLDALDDLPRLQTLNIYDSSLYKESDALFRLKQVNTLVCSECRLNFRQQAAAVNSVLEHLTLDRPYFSVNNTSVSDVDQVLPYFAKLSALRSFTLQDSNVASLTFMSNWQAIEELHLENNAISNIETLSRLPNLHKVFLAGNSVLNKSALGADVLVY
- a CDS encoding M56 family metallopeptidase — its product is MSLLQISISASVFILAVVFLRSLLIHKLPKLTFMFLWGVAFIQLLVPVSVQSQFSFFTLAEYLSRKFTLPQWISAPEGSTFIEGTTVIMPPITEHWTAPVMPLMTALQLSPLVWVWLAGFMFCALTFIIPHVRYRKIYKMAVPVKSDFIQKWQQSNLLWRDVQIRQLDHISTPLTYGIIRPVVLLPTNLDYDDESQLAFILTHEFTHVRRFDILQKWILAASVCVHWFNPFVWMMYILANRDIELFCDETVIRKSGDHMKSAYARALVRLEEKKIGLAPVISSFSKNSTEERIISIMKAKKISITKMLISTLLAASAVIIFATSALDQTEAATGSDNPIAYSVPSLYQGADTNTALMPIDITFNKKYDVPKLIDRLMASKYRAVYMDNEIYLRVMTDNTIQISKDKGTVWEKYDTDEVAAKDFAKWLLIHDPNPGYSIKEVQSRLANGAVVQHLVFENMKEMYFIIDGNGVQIELVQPEKLASVLIDGQRMMITAERLPYKISAQMLKSFYDLLVASNILSEAQAEQDYSERIKQLENTLPDLFVTE
- a CDS encoding BlaI/MecI/CopY family transcriptional regulator, with the protein product MKLFDSELNIMDILWNEGDTPAKRIAEITKEKVGWSKTTTYTIIKRCLDKGAIERHEPNFVCHAVITREQAQEHETTELINKMYDGAPDRLIASLLRQKRLSAEEINRLKRLIDSME
- a CDS encoding HSP90 family protein, with the translated sequence MENQNQDTYRFQVNLSGMINILSNHLYSSPKVFLRELLQNGIDAITARQDYSQGGYEGKIHVEVSGANTGATLLVEDNGIGLNEDEIHEFLAMIGQSSKRGEDFLQTNTSFIGRFGIGLLSCFMVSDDIVMVTQSAKGGPALEWRGKPDGTYTIRKLEGEYAPGTKVFLRCKEGSESYFEEDNLQEWLFHYGALLPYPIQLVSDQHIRLINPLSPPWIKDPQLARKHRDEVLAFGKQVLGETFRDFIPLHTSSGRTGGIAFILPQAVNLSAKRNHRVYLKHMLVSEAASNILPDWAFFVKCMIWTDELQPTASREHFYENVQLEQVREELGNTIRQELMRMAEYDPDRLQSIISLHALSMKALAVEDSLFYSIIHEWLPFESTFGRKPLGELKQQSPLYFTATLDEYRQITHVASAQSMLVVNGGYIYDFELLSLLPVIDPDVQTERLLPEEVSLSFTDITPEERLEYYESVRLADSVLQKFRCQVQLRRFKPEEIPVLYTLSQESAQWRVMEATKEVSTDALSSVLGSLGTSLQDTAYSTLYFNLNNPVIERAFRSAHRAMLPSIVEMLYCNALMMGHYPMNQQEMGLLNKGIIQFIDWGMTAIHSTGGDK
- a CDS encoding AraC family transcriptional regulator → MNNVLDEIIDLMKDAGTRQIETGVPGLSMIKGDIPAHQLAALYEPMIGFTVQGTKILSIGERSADLEGPSYYVLPMHVPATASVHPDRYGRPYMSLGLKLNQNVLQSLLRDLPENLLPAASGHFAACAMDIELMEAWLRLLRLSKISRDIPALAPAYEREILYRVLMGPQGWNLRQFGLRESNLSKIYQVVVWFRGNFMRPIDISEIASESGMAINTFHRQFKRATGLSPIQFQKQLRLLEARNLIAFEGYPVASAAYHVGYQSPSQFNREYSRFFGSPPARDTENLRRIESMRDRKSYSEHK